Genomic window (Nicotiana sylvestris chromosome 7, ASM39365v2, whole genome shotgun sequence):
TATAGTCTTATTTATatctattttaatttttttctggACATATCTATTTTAATTTAGTACTATATGTTTTacataaattttaaattattatcgtATAAAAGGAACATATTGTGGATATTAGTGTTTAAATCAAGAGAGCTTAAATAATTGTAACACTTTTTCGATATCACCCAGACCCCACCTATGGGATTACACTAGGTTTCTTTGTTGTTGTATCTTTTCAATATCAGTATTATAGCGTAGTatcaataaaaaataaagaatgcAACCTCTATGGTAGTAAGTTCATCAAGTATTTTCCTTTTCCTCTGATGTTTCAACATTAATGTCTTTGATATAATTTATGTGTGTGTATTAAATGTTTGGGTAAGATCAATGAAGTATTTTTGTGTTCCGTCTTGCTACTACCATGTGCAACACACATGCATTGACTTGCATGTTTACTTGTTCCATTAGTTCTCATAATCTTGTAGAGAGTTACATGAAGACTTGCCTTCAAAACTTCCCATCTTTCATGGTTGCTTCGTGGCCTTTTTGCTCCTTATTTTCTCTCACTTTGTTATATAAATGCCTCATTTTGCTTAAGTAACTGCTTGGCCTAAAAAAATTAGGTGGGCGAACTTTTGCGAAGGAAGCTTGCTAAAGAGACTGCAGAGAAGGAGTTTGAGGAACTTATACAGTTACTGCGATCTGCTAAAAAAATGCCTCCTCAGGATAAACCGCCAAGATCTTCCTGGAAGACTGAAGAGAAAATCTGGCACAAAATTGAGTCTCTTGAAGCTTTTGCCATTGATGCTTGCAAAAACGATGATCAAAAGAGAACAGCTGGGATGGTAATCAATCTTAACCTTTGGTTATTGGATGAAAAGTCTCTGGAGTTTACTTGAGTAACATTTGTTATCTTGGTTACATAAGACACCTCTTTACTGCTATCTGAAGGTCTTTCCTGTTAAGTTGCTAGGTTATGCACATTTTTTCTTTATCCAAAAGGATGGAAAACTAAAAGAGAAAACTGTATCATGCTGTTTGTCTTGCACTCTTTTAGATTTTGAAGGCCATGGGATTGGCGAAGACCTCATCTGCAGCAGTGAATCTCCTCATAGATATAGGGTATTTTCCTGTACATGTAAATCTTGATTTGTTAAAGTTAAACATCCCTACTGATCATCGAGAAGAGATTCTGTCGGTCGCAGATAGTATTTTGTCTTCATCACCAGACCTTGATGAGGTAATGTTGCCTTTAAGCTTTCTGCTTATAACATCAACATATGCATCTATATTTCTACCTGTCTGGCTATACTCTTTTGTTCATGGACTTGGGTATTACAGTtacttgagccgagggtctaccggAAACAGCCTCTATACCTTCTCAAGGTAAGGGTAAGGCTGcatatacactaccctccccataccccattTGTGGTATTACACTGGGTTTGTTTCTGACTTGGGTATTACAGATTGGCTCAGAGACATTTTAAATCTTGGGTATTTTCAAATCATTGTTTGATCTGGAATTCTTATTAAGTACGTATATGGAGATACAGGGAGTTAAAGGGAAGGAATCACTTTTTAATGCGCAGTTTTCGGGATTGAAGTTCTAGTTGGAACTCAACTTTTGACTTCATTGACTTAAGAAGACAAAAATACTACTCCTTCTTGACTTCAATGACATCAAACAAATAGATGGAGTTATGACACTCTGCCAACTTTCCTTTTATGTTCCTTAGAAGTCTTCTATCAGGTTTCCCTAGAAGTGGTTTGTAAAATATCTAATGCCTGAGCAGCAAATAACTAGACACTACCTCTTTCTACCATGAATTTGGGGAAAGAGTCAGCCTTGTGTGATCCTCTAAGGACTGCCATTTGTCTTTATGAATGACTTGTAAACATGTCCTGATCTGAACCACCAAAGGACGGGGAGGGGAAGCTGCTGCTGCTGGGATAGGTAGATATGTCAATAAGTTTAGTTATGCGTACTGACTTGCTGTTATAAACGTGCAGTATTGAGTGCAGATTCCTCTGAATCTAGCTTTCTCTGCCCTTCCTTCCCAAAAGCATCTTGTATTTTCCAAATTCTTCTTATTTCATATTCTTTTTGTTGGAAGAGAAAATTCCTGTTTCTATAGATGATTGTGACAAATATGTTAAGTAAGGTAGTTGAGCCACTGAACACTGCTATTTTCCCAGCACCTTCTTGGTGTGCAATCAATGACATCATTTTGGTTTATATAACATCCAAATTTTTCTAACAAACTTATCAAAGCTCTTGATGAGTTTGAAGACTACCCTTCAAAGGAGCAGTTGTACGTGATTCAGATGATGTTTATTTTGTTAGAAAGCAATTCTTTTTTACATTTGTCTCTACGTGTATCTGTCAAGAGCCCAATTGTACATACTTATCAAAAAGTTTGCgtgcgcacacacacacacacatagggAGGGAGGGAGAGTGAGTTGCGACCATTAGCTTTATTAATGCGTCTGAGAAACTGCTCTAGCAGCTGTAGAGGAGGAATTGGTGGCATGAGCTACATATTCTGGCTTTCATGCCAGATAAGCCATGGTGAGCTCACAATTGCACAAGTTCTATATTAGGATTGAGGGAGTAGTAGTTTAAGTGAAACTCAATGTCTTTGTCCCTCTTTTTTTTAACATCtctatttttgcaattttttttggatTCGGTGAGAACCTTTTGGTTTGTCTAGGACCATAATGGAGACGTTAATTGTCTAAATAATTTGAAGCATTTATTATTTCTAAACTCCATTCGTGTCTATTTCTTATTTATCTTATCAGATCATTGATTTACTGTTGTTTTGGTGTTTAGGCTGATAGAGTAGACCTGACTCACCTGAAGGTTTACGCGATTGATGTTGATGAGGCTGATGAGGTGTGGTATACATTGTGGTTTCATGGGAGAATTATGTCCTTTGTGCTTTGACTGTGTGTTGGAGTTCTAAGATGCAATTTTCTAAAATATAATTCTCAAAGTTCCTAAAGCACGAGCCATTGCAGCTTGATGATGCATTGAGTGCAACAAGGCTGCAGGATGGCCGGATTAAAGTTTGGATACATGTTGCAGATCCAACTAGTTTACTTCAGCCAGGAAGTATAATAGACAAGTACATAATCATATACCTAAAATGTTGGTTTTGGTGGTAACTTTCTGAGGTGTTATTTTAATACGGTGCTTTCTTTGCAGAGATGCCAGAAGAAGAGGAACTTCTATATTCTTGCCTACTGCAACATATTCGATGTTTCCTGAAAGGTTGGCCATGGAAGGCATGAGTCTGAAACAAGGAAAGCTGTGTAATGCTGTCACTGTGTCTGTTGTGCTGCGTTCTGATGGCAGGTTAGCTATCAATGACAATTGTACCAAGAATTGTGTTGTCTGATATCCCATCAATCCTGGAGCCTAGGAATTTGCTGCTTTTAATATTGGTTCCTGATTACTGTATATCTATTGGTTGTATTAGTGAGAAGTTTCTTAAATATTCATTTTGGGGTTGCTGCTCGGTTTAATCTTCTGTAAAAAAATGAATTTGTCATGAATTCTCAATTGTTTGTCTCATTTTCTGGATCTTGAAGATTGTTATGATATGAGGAACTTATTGTTTCGAAGAAGACTTGTTTCTAAATGAGGTCATGCTGTGGATTTAAAAAAGATTAAGAGATGAACATTTTGGAGAAAATCATTAACCTAATGGATTTGGCAGCATTGCAGAATATTCGGTGGAAAACTCAATCATCAAGCCAACATATATGTTAACCTATGAGAGTGCAACAGAGCTCCTTCATTTGAATCTGGAAGAAGAGATTGAACTAAAAATTCTTTCTGAAGCAGCTGCACTCCGGTTAAGATGGCGTCGAGAACAGGTAGTTGCATCGTAATTTTCCAGACTTCAAATCTTCTTTCCTATGGGTAGCTATCTGGCCATTGATGGAAATTAAGAGCAAGTTTCACCTTTCTCCACCGAACTCTGGCTGAGAGGAGCTACTCTCACAAAGCTACATGCACAAGTGCTTGTATATTATCTGAGCATGTTTGATTTTGCATTTGCTGCAGTCAGATGCTTGCGCATTACTTCAATAAATCATGAGTTATATCTGGCCTATGATTGTATTTAAAATTTTGCaatattgatgttgtttgaattTTTTGACTTCTTTGTTTGCACCTATCAGGCATGCTTCTTTTGTTTGAAGCTGCTCTTCTGGAGCTTCAAATGATAAATGTTGTATGAGGTATTGTCGTAAGTTTAAAAGCTTTATAACCAGCATTCTTGTAGAGTTGTAGTACAATTTACTACTACTGCATGATACTATCCATGTTGGCTCTAGTGTTTTAAGAAGATTGTCTACTATCATGCTGCAGCGCATTctgattttcaagatccaaagattgaCAAAGAATGTTTCTGCAGGGTGCTATAGACACAGGCACCTTAGAAACACGAATTAAGGTGACCAATCCAGATCATCCAGAGCCATCAATCAAGTTGTATGTTGAAAACCAGGCTGATGCAGCTATGAGGCTTGTTTCTGAGATGATGATACTCTGTGGGGAAGTTATAGCCACTTATGGTTCTCATAACAACATTCCTTTACCATACAGAGGACAGCCTCAATCTAATATCGACACATCTGCATTTGAACACCTTCCTGAGGGACCTGTCAGGAGTTCTGCTATTGTTCGAATTATGCGTGCAGCTGAAATGGATTTCAGGAATCCTGTACGCCATGGCGTGTTGGGACTTCCAGGCTATGTTCAGTTTACCTCCCCTATCCGAAGATATATGGATCTCGCAGCCCATTACCAGGCAAGCGCTTCAAACCTCAAACTACTATtgctgctaatatttctgcagtTTATATAAATGAAATTGTCTGCAGTATCTATTAGGCATAGGGCATTCTTGAATTTGCAACTTGGCATTGCCTATGGGATATACTTTGTCTTTTACACTTAATCAAACCTGGATAGAAATCCTATGTAGAGTTTTTTTGTGTTCATGCTAGTGTAGAAGTACTTGCTCTCTCAATGATTGATGCTTTTGGTTTCAGTATCAAGTAAAATATTATGCATGCAGTTGTTTTCTCCTTGGTCTACCACGTTAATGAAATGATTTTGCATCATGCAGAGCCTAAGCAATGTATGCATGACTAAAATGGCAACAAAATTTTATGAGGTTCTGATACTCATTTTGTTGTGTATATAGGTAAAAGCCTTTCTTAGAGGTGATTCTCTTCCCTTCTCAGCTGGGGAGCTGGAAGGCATTGCGTCTACAGTAAACATGACAACCAGAGTTGTAAGGAGGCTCTCCAGCAGCAGTCTTCGTTATTGGATACTGGAGTACTTGAGAAGGCAACCGAAAGGGAAACGGTTTCGCGCCCTGGTCCTTAGATTCATCAAAGATCGAATAGCCGCAATACTGTTGACGGAGGTAAGAGATAATAATTGCTTCAAACTATGCTGAATAACAAAGCTGAAATTATTGGTGTGTCATTCCTTCAGCATGTGCCAAGTGTTTGATATATGGCCTATAATTGTTTGCTAGAGGACCCATGTTTAACACGAATCGCTGTTGGCCCTTTCTTGCTTTTTATCGCTGTTTCTACATTGCTACTGGGGCGTCCCATTTCTTTCTCAGAGTCAACTCTCTTTTAAGTCAATCTTTGAGGTCCCTATTATATCTGGATTTATGAGATATTGAAAGAAGCTCAGATTTGGACCCCTATAGAAAATGAAGTGGGACCAAGGATCTTCCTCGCATCCCTATATGAGGAATTGGGGCATGATAGTGTCTTCCATTCTGTATGCATTTGAATTTGATGAATTTACTGATAAGCCTCTCAAAGAATCATATTATGTCGTTTAGGATTTGTATGAGATTACCCCAGCTTGAGATTTTTTCAAAGGATTGCAACAGATATGTTATGAGAGGCAATATATGAGTCAAAAGTGTGTTGTATTTTGTAGCCGCAGGGCTTTCGTCTAGTGGTAAGAACACAAAGGGTGATGTGTGGGTTAGGCGCACGTCACTGGCTCAAATCCTCTGGAGACAAGCCtgatatttaagtggagaagggtagaggggcggACCCATTATCTGCCATGTTTCGGCCCGTGCACCGCTGGTACTCGGGGCTTTCTTGGTTATTAAGAAATTGTCTTGTATTGTATTGGATCATTAAGCCACAGATTTAAGTAACGCTAGTGCTTCTTTATGAATGCAAATCAACAGAGGGGTTATGATTAACTGCTGCTTATTTTCACCAAGTcatgtttttttttaatctctATTGATCTTTTTTTGACTTAATATGTGCCAGATTTGGTGCTTGAAAATGTACGACACCTAGAAACTTTTAGCGCAAGTTTTACAACTTCCCCCCTGGACATGAACAGGGAATATCAATTTGTCCCCTCCCTTTCTCTCAGACACAACAAGCATAGATAACAGTATATTAGGAGCAAAAGATATTCCCATGGTTTTCCTCGGGTTTAATCGTCTCTGTTGGTTTCTCTATTGCACTCTTGCTGGTTTTTACTGTAATCTAATGCAAACCTTTTGCAGATTGGAGTTCAAGCGTCTTCTTGGGTGTCTCTTGGTGTACAAATTGGTGATGAAGTAGATGTTCAAGTTGAAGAAGCTCATCCGCGTGATGACGTTCTCTCTCTTAAGGAGGTTGAGGCGGTATAGGATTTTCTTGCGCAGACCAGAGAGCTTATGACGGAGACGAGCATTCCTAGCATTTAGTTGCAACAGTTAATGGAATAGTTCCTTGTGTATATGCTTAGGTGACTTCTCTCTAATCTGGACTTTCAAAGAGTTCATACCTTGGGATTGATATATCAGTATAACCAGAATCGATTGAGGGACTCAGGAAGCTCTTATAATGATGCTCACGTCAATGACAAGTTACAGTTTATATACACGGTGGAGATGCAACCACACAAGGCCAATGACGTTTCTCGCTGTTTTTATTTGAGCTTTGAAGTTCTGATCATATATGGACAGCGGAATTTGAGTATCCGCCATCTATGTTATTGAGGTTTGACTGAGCTGTACAGATTTTGGTCAATATGTACAAGTTTTCAGTCAGTCTTTTCTTCACACATCATCAGGAAGTTCAATGATGGTCGGATTTTCATAGAGGATAGGTTTCAGTTTAGTTTGGTCTCTGCCTACAAGCAATGTGGAGATAGATTGAATTCAATGTATCAGTTATTACTTTGTTATATGAATATAAGCAAAGTGATTCCAGAAGGAAGAGAGGGAAAGGATACAACTTATAGGTATGTAAATTGTAAATGCATAAAGGTTCAATTTTCTCCTACATATGATACCCATTATGTCTTCATTGCACTATTCTTTGATTGTTGTGAACCTCATTGTGCTCATGGAGCTAGAGAATGGAAGACGTATTTTCTCATTGTTTGCATCACTCTCCAATTCAAGTAAAGAATGCATGGAATTTATAAGGACAATCTACGTGGTCTACCCATTAAAAACACCCGGTAACTCcatatacttttaaaatatttattttacattctatatctgtcacacctcctttttgcgcgccccgccccgaagggtaagaatgcgcgaggggagtttttccaatttaagtgacaatattcgaaatgagattatttatttttattcagagtcgccacttgggaaaggtttggcttttggtgtcccaagtcaccggtttatcttgaatcccgaatcgaggaaattttcgacttttccaaatgaagtctgcgaaccagaaattctaagtaaggaattctgttgacccgagggaaggtgttaggcaccctcgaatcccgtggttctagcacggtcgcttaaattgttataatggctaaatatctgatttaaatacatgttgtgacttatgtgcttttattaagtttaaaccgcttttattattatcatttatttttatagaattgcaacgtcgtgaaaatgcatctcgaaccacgtcacaatcaatgcacccgtggtcgtcgacacattttgactccgttgagattcggatttgggtcacatcaatgtgcacccgtgtttaagaaggttaaattattaaaggtgcgcctaaagcaactagcgtattgttattttgggaaggccgtaaaattcgctaaacggcctgtcccgaattctaagtattttaatatatacatttagagggccccgcagcttgtgcatttttgtttgtcgaggctcgtctcatttttatttaaaaggataaacctacagtgactatattttcctattaagttcgtctctaaaataaaagaaaatacatgttaattcaagtatatgctttggcctaattcttatcaatttctgattaattatttataaagtaaaaaaacgtcatactttatgagaaatgttctaatttgacaaagaaattacatacgAGCTGACAAAATGCTATGTTTACATCCGAAACATTTCTTGAATTAAATTTAAACTAGActcatttaggctagattaagggaattaaccactaggcattattactaatggggattcgaacgtgctcctatatactgcctagcgggtcctgataaaagaaactaaaataaaacagaacatcattgtgtaaggtggaagtattctgtcctatgcatatcattatagctaaacAGGAATCTGGTCAGTCGCTATGTCAATTATCCGTACATTCTACGTACTGTACCATTACTCACCTCATaccaacaaacaactataaactaagatgcaagaggctaaaactcagttaagtattgactaactaattttttgctattgaattacacactaatcaatttatacaaaagaaatcaatataccatgagcattacaaacagacatttaaacttcttcaaactcctttcatttcatgctttcgaactgttacagttaacaccaacatgggactcgaaatgtgtacctgaatactgaaatgcaaagaagaagtggaagcaaaaggg
Coding sequences:
- the LOC104211500 gene encoding ribonuclease II, chloroplastic/mitochondrial isoform X2, with protein sequence MALRAMNSCVIFRSAATPPLAASRRCCVRQFTTSRSRKHLNLHSFLRCTPYPLSHVTVRSYSVHNLVEMVMEELASIRKRGRVRATSKLELASTGELLEDKLKKGTLQKGLLLEFKKDSERVLLAVALKPDGKKNWMVSDQNGITTSIKPQQVTFIVPGAENFEPTEISDFVQKAQDNLDTALLEFAWNELVEKNKSVTVQELAEMIFGSAEPLESYCAHLLLSRDEVYFTVLESKGLSPVYGPRTATQVGELLRRKLAKETAEKEFEELIQLLRSAKKMPPQDKPPRSSWKTEEKIWHKIESLEAFAIDACKNDDQKRTAGMILKAMGLAKTSSAAVNLLIDIGYFPVHVNLDLLKLNIPTDHREEILSVADSILSSSPDLDEADRVDLTHLKVYAIDVDEADELDDALSATRLQDGRIKVWIHVADPTSLLQPGSIIDKDARRRGTSIFLPTATYSMFPERLAMEGMSLKQGKLCNAVTVSVVLRSDGSIAEYSVENSIIKPTYMLTYESATELLHLNLEEEIELKILSEAAALRLRWRREQGAIDTGTLETRIKVTNPDHPEPSIKLYVENQADAAMRLVSEMMILCGEVIATYGSHNNIPLPYRGQPQSNIDTSAFEHLPEGPVRSSAIVRIMRAAEMDFRNPVRHGVLGLPGYVQFTSPIRRYMDLAAHYQVKAFLRGDSLPFSAGELEGIASTVNMTTRVVRRLSSSSLRYWILEYLRRQPKGKRFRALVLRFIKDRIAAILLTEIGVQASSWVSLGVQIGDEVDVQVEEAHPRDDVLSLKEVEAV
- the LOC104211500 gene encoding ribonuclease II, chloroplastic/mitochondrial isoform X1 produces the protein MALRAMNSCVIFRSAATPPLAASRRCCVRQFTTSRSRKHLNLHSFLRCTPYPLSHVTVRSYSVHNLVEMVMEELASIRKRGRVRATSKLELASTGELLEDKLKKGTLQKGLLLEFKKDSERVLLAVALKPDGKKNWMVSDQNGITTSIKPQQVTFIVPGAENFEPTEISDFVQKAQDNLDTALLEFAWNELVEKNKSVTVQELAEMIFGSAEPLESYCAHLLLSRDEVYFTVLESKGLSPVYGPRTATQVGELLRRKLAKETAEKEFEELIQLLRSAKKMPPQDKPPRSSWKTEEKIWHKIESLEAFAIDACKNDDQKRTAGMILKAMGLAKTSSAAVNLLIDIGYFPVHVNLDLLKLNIPTDHREEILSVADSILSSSPDLDELLEPRVYRKQPLYLLKADRVDLTHLKVYAIDVDEADELDDALSATRLQDGRIKVWIHVADPTSLLQPGSIIDKDARRRGTSIFLPTATYSMFPERLAMEGMSLKQGKLCNAVTVSVVLRSDGSIAEYSVENSIIKPTYMLTYESATELLHLNLEEEIELKILSEAAALRLRWRREQGAIDTGTLETRIKVTNPDHPEPSIKLYVENQADAAMRLVSEMMILCGEVIATYGSHNNIPLPYRGQPQSNIDTSAFEHLPEGPVRSSAIVRIMRAAEMDFRNPVRHGVLGLPGYVQFTSPIRRYMDLAAHYQVKAFLRGDSLPFSAGELEGIASTVNMTTRVVRRLSSSSLRYWILEYLRRQPKGKRFRALVLRFIKDRIAAILLTEIGVQASSWVSLGVQIGDEVDVQVEEAHPRDDVLSLKEVEAV
- the LOC104211500 gene encoding ribonuclease II, chloroplastic/mitochondrial isoform X3, coding for MVSDQNGITTSIKPQQVTFIVPGAENFEPTEISDFVQKAQDNLDTALLEFAWNELVEKNKSVTVQELAEMIFGSAEPLESYCAHLLLSRDEVYFTVLESKGLSPVYGPRTATQVGELLRRKLAKETAEKEFEELIQLLRSAKKMPPQDKPPRSSWKTEEKIWHKIESLEAFAIDACKNDDQKRTAGMILKAMGLAKTSSAAVNLLIDIGYFPVHVNLDLLKLNIPTDHREEILSVADSILSSSPDLDELLEPRVYRKQPLYLLKADRVDLTHLKVYAIDVDEADELDDALSATRLQDGRIKVWIHVADPTSLLQPGSIIDKDARRRGTSIFLPTATYSMFPERLAMEGMSLKQGKLCNAVTVSVVLRSDGSIAEYSVENSIIKPTYMLTYESATELLHLNLEEEIELKILSEAAALRLRWRREQGAIDTGTLETRIKVTNPDHPEPSIKLYVENQADAAMRLVSEMMILCGEVIATYGSHNNIPLPYRGQPQSNIDTSAFEHLPEGPVRSSAIVRIMRAAEMDFRNPVRHGVLGLPGYVQFTSPIRRYMDLAAHYQVKAFLRGDSLPFSAGELEGIASTVNMTTRVVRRLSSSSLRYWILEYLRRQPKGKRFRALVLRFIKDRIAAILLTEIGVQASSWVSLGVQIGDEVDVQVEEAHPRDDVLSLKEVEAV